A stretch of Malus sylvestris chromosome 11, drMalSylv7.2, whole genome shotgun sequence DNA encodes these proteins:
- the LOC126591447 gene encoding uncharacterized protein LOC126591447 isoform X1, which yields MMRRQGQGQGQGQGQYGDSGANAYAAGAPIHHMSGQRMEHTSSDFEGRMEAFTPPPETDNPYATSKSDGQWGWERDGSKGSNPLTSHMYNEGQGGDTSRSYFQGQRTDSKHTLEKQSNNDSRSQPLNEEMDLVYEDKPSSQTFEDLEKKFLDDIRNLAKEQSDAEDVENARHREKIGAVNAQYQEQLAALRSRHAKLRDELLDRESNARRHQYQQSVMDRYPNSSMVPSDDHGYSGPAASAPVGEARRGYNTDQYDSYNERARFLGGSRDHGFEPRGPYPGGRVYDTGSRCCYLMSGK from the exons ATGATGAGAAGGCAGGGGCAGGGGCAGGGACAGGGACAGGGACAGTATGGTGATTCGGGTGCGAATGCGTATGCGGCCGGTGCTCCGATCCATCATATGTCCGGTCAAAGGATGGAGCACACGTCTAGTGATTTCGAAGGAAGGATGGAAGCTTTCACTCCACCTCCAGAGACGGACAATCCATATGCAACTTCCAAATCAGACGGCCAATGGGGATGGGAAAGAGATGGATCAAAAGGGTCAAATCCACTCACATCTCATATGTACAATGAAG GTCAAGGAGGTGATACATCAAGATCCTATTTCCAAGGTCAAAGGACTGATTCAAAACATACTTTGGAGAAACAGAGCAACAACGATTCCCGATCTCAACCTCTTAACGAGGAGATGGACCTTGTATATGAGGACAAGCCTTCGTCGCAGACTTTTGAAGATCTTGAGAAGAAGTTCCTTGATGACATTAGAAATCTAGCCAAGGAACAAAGTGATGCTGAGGATGTGGAAAATGCTAGGCATAGAGAG AAAATTGGCGCTGTCAATGCTCAATACCAAGAACAGCTAGCAGCACTTCGGTCACGGCATGCTAAACTCAGAGATGAATTACTTGACAGGGAATCAAATGCCCGACGGCATCAATACCAGCAATCCGTGATGGATCGTTACCCGAACAGCAGCATGGTCCCCTCTGATGATCATGGGTACAGTGGACCTGCAGCCTCGGCTCCTGTTGGCGAAGCACGCCGAGGCTATAATACTGATCAATATGATTCATACAATGAGCGAGCTCGATTTCTTGGAGGTTCTCGGGATCATGGGTTTGAGCCTAGAGGTCCATATCCCGGAGGCCGTGTCTATGATACCGGGTCACG ATGTTGCTATTTGATGTCCGGCAAATAG
- the LOC126591447 gene encoding uncharacterized protein LOC126591447 isoform X2: protein MMRRQGQGQGQGQGQYGDSGANAYAAGAPIHHMSGQRMEHTSSDFEGRMEAFTPPPETDNPYATSKSDGQWGWERDGSKGSNPLTSHMYNEGQGGDTSRSYFQGQRTDSKHTLEKQSNNDSRSQPLNEEMDLVYEDKPSSQTFEDLEKKFLDDIRNLAKEQSDAEDVENARHREKIGAVNAQYQEQLAALRSRHAKLRDELLDRESNARRHQYQQSVMDRYPNSSMVPSDDHGYSGPAASAPVGEARRGYNTDQYDSYNERARFLGGSRDHGFEPRGPYPGGRVYDTGSRYY, encoded by the exons ATGATGAGAAGGCAGGGGCAGGGGCAGGGACAGGGACAGGGACAGTATGGTGATTCGGGTGCGAATGCGTATGCGGCCGGTGCTCCGATCCATCATATGTCCGGTCAAAGGATGGAGCACACGTCTAGTGATTTCGAAGGAAGGATGGAAGCTTTCACTCCACCTCCAGAGACGGACAATCCATATGCAACTTCCAAATCAGACGGCCAATGGGGATGGGAAAGAGATGGATCAAAAGGGTCAAATCCACTCACATCTCATATGTACAATGAAG GTCAAGGAGGTGATACATCAAGATCCTATTTCCAAGGTCAAAGGACTGATTCAAAACATACTTTGGAGAAACAGAGCAACAACGATTCCCGATCTCAACCTCTTAACGAGGAGATGGACCTTGTATATGAGGACAAGCCTTCGTCGCAGACTTTTGAAGATCTTGAGAAGAAGTTCCTTGATGACATTAGAAATCTAGCCAAGGAACAAAGTGATGCTGAGGATGTGGAAAATGCTAGGCATAGAGAG AAAATTGGCGCTGTCAATGCTCAATACCAAGAACAGCTAGCAGCACTTCGGTCACGGCATGCTAAACTCAGAGATGAATTACTTGACAGGGAATCAAATGCCCGACGGCATCAATACCAGCAATCCGTGATGGATCGTTACCCGAACAGCAGCATGGTCCCCTCTGATGATCATGGGTACAGTGGACCTGCAGCCTCGGCTCCTGTTGGCGAAGCACGCCGAGGCTATAATACTGATCAATATGATTCATACAATGAGCGAGCTCGATTTCTTGGAGGTTCTCGGGATCATGGGTTTGAGCCTAGAGGTCCATATCCCGGAGGCCGTGTCTATGATACCGGGTCACGGTACTACTGA